The genomic interval AACAAcgcacaacacgaacacacacatccatagccacacacacacacaaaacacaaacacacacacacacacacacacacacacacacacacacacaccaccacacacacacacacacacacacacacacacacaccacacacaaacacacacacacacacacacacaaaaccccacacacacacacacacacacacacaatattttatatataatatatatataaaatatatatatataatatatatatatattattatatataaatatatatatatatatatatatatatatatatatatatatatattatatatatatatatatctatatatatatatatatacaaatttatatatattttattattattatatatatatgcatatattatcatatatatataccctatatatatatattttataatatatatatatatatatctatatatatatatatatatatatatatacatgtgtgtgtgtgtgtgtgtgtgtggggtgtggtgtgtgtgtgtgtgtgtgtgtgtgtgcgtgtaagttcTTGTATAGAccttgcgtgtgtgagtgtgtgtgtgtgtgtgtgtgtggtgtgtgtgtggtgtggtgtgtgtgtgtgtgtgtggtgtgtgggtgtgtgtgtgtgtgtgtatacatatatattttatacctatatatgtatgtatatatatatatatatatatatatatatatatatttaaaaatataaatatatacataatctatatagttgatagtgaaatatatatatatatatatatatatatatatacacacacacacacacacacacacacacaacacacacacacgcacaacacacacacacacacacacacacacacaccacacacacacacacacacacaacaccacacgcacacacacacacaccatgcgcacacacacacacaccacgcacacacacacacacatacaaacaaactatatatgcatattttatatatatatatatatatatatatatatatatatatatatatatatataatatacatatatgtatatatatgtatatatatataaaatatatatatatatatatatatatatatatatatatgtgttgtgtgtgtgtgtgtgtgtgtgtgtgtgtgtgtgtgtgtgtgtgtgtatgtatatatttgtatatgtatgtatatagtatatgtatatttatataattatatatatattatatatatatatatatatatatagatattcttcttttaacggtaggttcatgtctgagccgccgtggtcacggcatgatacttaattgtagttttcatgttgtgatgctcttggagtgagtacgtggtagggtccccagttcctttccacggagagtgccggtgttacctttttaagtaatcattctctctattttatccgggcttgagaccagcactgacttgggctggcttggccatctagtggctaggcaggtaatcgaggtgaaactctctgcccaagggaataacgcgccggccggtgactcgaaccctcgaactcatactgccgtcgtgacagtgttgagctcGACGCTCCAActattcggtcaccgcggccttgacgatcatgggcttccatgtttttctttggcaatttagagcggtggtttgccattgccttccgcccggtgttttttttttgttgtttttttttttttttcgagtcaccatctctatttacccggcactgacttgggctggcttatccaccaagcggctgcgtgtgtgtgtgtgtgtgtgtgtgtgtgtgtacacatacacacacacacacacacacacacatacacacacacacacacacacacacacatatatatatatatatatatatatatatacatatatatatatatatattatatatatattttttttatatataaatatatatatatgttttttcttcgaTTATCTTTACAGTGTGCAGATCAGAAGAACAGACAAGGTGAAAAAGGAGGCCATATACATACCATTGGAGGAATACATGGAAGCCGTAGATGACTACTTTAGCGACCTAGAAATGAGGAGGTCGAAGGTGACTCGCAAGATCTATATAGCCACAGACGACATGGAAGTCATTGTTGAAGCGAAAAAGAAGTCAGTAGAATTGCTTTGTAATTTGAGTGTCTAATTACCGTCGATGCGTGTCTTTGTTCGTCTGCCTTGGTTGTATAATTATAATCCTCATATCAGCTTATAAGAAATACACACTGGGGCAAGATGCAATAAAAAAGATCAAATAAACAGCCACGCAGGGGTGTATCCCGATTAatctcacatccacacacaatatAGACCTCACCTCTCGCCTTTCAGATATCCGAATTATGAGATATTGTTCAACAAGGAGAGTGTAGCTAGTGCCAGCATGGATCATCGTGATTCACAAGACAATAAGCGATTCCTAATGGCTGACGtctacttcctctctcgctcAGACTTCCTCGTGTGCGGCATGTCTTCTAATGTAAGTATTTTAAACAAGTGCGAGTATTCCTGTTCTTGTTATATatggtgttattagtattactgccatTGGTTCAtcataatcacatacatacactatcattattatcatcacacgcacgccactcgaacacacacaccacaaacacatttatatttttttatatgttttattatatacataataatatatacatctatatatatacatgcgtgtatatatatattatgtgtatatatatgtatatatatatatatatattatatatatatatatatatatatatatatatatatattatatatataaaatatacatat from Penaeus monodon isolate SGIC_2016 unplaced genomic scaffold, NSTDA_Pmon_1 PmonScaffold_19777, whole genome shotgun sequence carries:
- the LOC119569915 gene encoding alpha-(1,6)-fucosyltransferase-like gives rise to the protein MEAVDDYFSDLEMRRSKVTRKIYIATDDMEVIVEAKKKYPNYEILFNKESVASASMDHRDSQDNKRFLMADVYFLSRSDFLVCGMSSNVSILNKCEYSCSCYIWCY